Proteins encoded within one genomic window of Triticum aestivum cultivar Chinese Spring chromosome 2D, IWGSC CS RefSeq v2.1, whole genome shotgun sequence:
- the LOC123053254 gene encoding protein GL2-INTERACTING REPRESSOR 1, with translation MSRSNRKSSSKGLDLKLNLSLPARGDSSNRAMADEESSPSSCLSSENEHGLQWSNSPEATSMVLAACPRCFIYVMLPQDDPRCPQCKSPVLLDFLQDNSNNNNNNNSNSRKSRRG, from the coding sequence ATGAGCCGCAGCAACAGGAAGAGCTCATCAAAGGGCCTTGACCTGAAGCTGAACCTCTCGCTGCCTGCAAGAGGGGACTCCTCCAACAGGGCGATGGCTGACGAGGAGTCGTCCCCGAGCTCATGCCTGTCGTCGGAGAACGAGCATGGCCTGCAGTGGTCCAACAGCCCTGAGGCGACGTCCATGGTGCTCGCCGCCTGCCCTCGCTGCTTCATCTACGTCATGCTCCCCCAGGATGACCCTCGGTGCCCCCAGTGCAAGAGCCCCGTGCTCCTTGACTTCCTGCAGGACAAtagcaacaataacaacaacaacaacagcaacagcaggaAGAGCAGGAGGGGGTGA